The Flavobacteriales bacterium genome includes a window with the following:
- the rpsG gene encoding 30S ribosomal protein S7 — protein sequence MRKSIPKKRELVPDPKFKDTLVTRFVNSLMLDGKKSVALTVFYDAIAIVDQKAGEEENGLDVFKKALNNIMPPVEVKSRRVGGSTFQIPIEVRPKRKLALGITWMIMYAKKRNDKSMARKLAAEIIAAAKEEGAAYKKKEDTLRMAEANKAFSHFKF from the coding sequence ATGAGAAAGTCGATTCCTAAAAAAAGAGAGTTAGTTCCAGATCCTAAATTCAAGGATACTTTGGTAACTCGTTTCGTCAATAGCTTAATGCTTGATGGAAAGAAAAGTGTAGCGCTTACTGTTTTCTACGATGCCATTGCTATCGTTGATCAAAAAGCAGGCGAAGAGGAGAACGGGTTGGATGTGTTCAAAAAAGCATTGAACAATATCATGCCTCCTGTTGAGGTGAAAAGTAGAAGAGTAGGTGGGTCTACCTTCCAAATTCCTATCGAAGTTCGTCCAAAAAGAAAATTGGCATTGGGTATTACATGGATGATCATGTATGCTAAAAAACGTAATGATAAATCGATGGCCAGAAAATTGGCTGCAGAGATCATTGCTGCTGCAAAAGAAGAAGGCGCAGCTTACAAGAAGAAAGAAGATACATTGAGAATGGCAGAGGCAAATAAAGCCTTCTCTCATTTCAAGTTCTAA
- the rplD gene encoding 50S ribosomal protein L4, whose amino-acid sequence MELAVVDKAGKATSKKVKLSADVFGITPNEHAIYLDVKQYLANQRQGTSSSRERSEVRGSTRKIRKQKGSGGARFGDIKSPLLRGGGRVFGPRPNDHSFKLNKKLKQAARRSALSLMANDNAITVVEDFKFDAAKTKEYIQFLANLKLSDKKTLLVLNEQDKNIYLSSRNLKGAKVVTVSELNTYGILNANNLLLSESAIATIEKSLS is encoded by the coding sequence ATGGAATTAGCAGTAGTAGACAAAGCAGGTAAGGCAACTTCCAAAAAAGTGAAGTTGAGCGCAGACGTTTTCGGAATAACTCCGAATGAGCATGCCATCTACCTAGACGTAAAGCAATATTTGGCCAACCAACGCCAAGGTACCAGCAGCTCTAGAGAGCGATCTGAAGTACGTGGAAGTACACGTAAGATCAGAAAGCAGAAAGGATCTGGTGGAGCGCGTTTTGGGGACATCAAAAGCCCATTGTTGAGAGGTGGAGGTCGAGTATTCGGTCCACGTCCAAACGATCACAGCTTCAAGTTGAACAAAAAGCTGAAGCAAGCAGCTCGTAGATCAGCTTTGTCTCTAATGGCCAATGATAATGCCATTACAGTGGTTGAGGACTTCAAATTCGATGCCGCAAAAACGAAAGAATACATTCAGTTTTTGGCTAATTTGAAGCTATCAGACAAAAAAACTTTGCTAGTTCTAAATGAGCAGGATAAAAACATATATTTGTCCTCCCGAAATTTGAAGGGTGCGAAAGTCGTAACTGTGTCAGAATTAAACACTTACGGTATTTTAAACGCAAATAATCTACTCCTTTCGGAGAGTGCAATTGCGACAATTGAGAAAAGTTTAAGCTAA
- the rpsJ gene encoding 30S ribosomal protein S10, whose protein sequence is MTQRIRIKLKSYDHNLVDKSAEKIVKTVKATGAIVSGPIPLPTHKKIYTVLRSTHVNKKSREQFQFSSYKRLLDIYSSTAKTVDSLMKLELPSGVEVEIKV, encoded by the coding sequence ATGACACAGAGAATAAGAATAAAGCTCAAATCGTACGACCATAACTTGGTTGACAAGAGCGCTGAGAAAATTGTGAAGACAGTAAAAGCAACCGGAGCCATCGTTAGTGGACCGATTCCTTTGCCAACACACAAAAAGATCTACACGGTGCTTCGCTCTACGCACGTTAACAAAAAGTCGAGAGAGCAGTTCCAATTCAGCTCTTACAAGAGACTGTTGGATATCTACAGCAGCACGGCTAAAACAGTTGATTCGTTGATGAAACTGGAATTGCCAAGTGGAGTAGAAGTGGAGATTAAAGTATAA
- the rplW gene encoding 50S ribosomal protein L23, with protein MEVLVKPLITEKMTDMGAKLGQYGFVVNRKANKVEVKQAVEKMYGVNVESVNTMIIPGKKRSRNTKSKFIVGRTSAVKKAIVTLAEGQSIDFYSNI; from the coding sequence ATGGAAGTTCTTGTTAAACCTTTGATAACTGAGAAAATGACGGACATGGGCGCTAAGCTCGGTCAGTACGGTTTCGTTGTCAATAGAAAGGCCAATAAGGTTGAAGTAAAGCAGGCCGTGGAGAAGATGTATGGCGTTAATGTTGAGTCTGTTAACACAATGATTATTCCAGGGAAAAAGCGAAGCAGAAACACCAAAAGCAAATTTATTGTAGGAAGAACATCTGCAGTGAAGAAAGCTATTGTTACGCTGGCCGAAGGACAATCCATTGATTTTTATAGCAATATCTGA
- the rplC gene encoding 50S ribosomal protein L3, with the protein MSGLIGKKIGMTSLYDATGKNIPCTVLEIEPCAVTQVKTTETDGYTAIQLGTGERKAKRTTSALNGHFKKAKTEPKRKMVEFRTTHGYTQFESAVLGAEIGVADIFVEGDYVDVVAKSKGKGFQGVVKRHGFAGVGQATHGQHNRARHPGSVGACSYPARVFKGLRMGGQTGDKRVKVQNLQVLAVDAERNLLVLSGAVPGAKGSYIIVEK; encoded by the coding sequence ATGTCTGGACTTATAGGAAAGAAAATAGGAATGACTAGCTTGTACGATGCTACAGGTAAGAACATTCCATGTACCGTTCTCGAAATTGAACCGTGTGCTGTCACTCAAGTAAAAACTACTGAGACAGATGGTTACACAGCTATTCAATTAGGAACTGGCGAACGCAAAGCCAAACGAACTACTTCAGCGCTCAATGGTCACTTCAAAAAGGCCAAAACAGAGCCGAAGCGTAAGATGGTGGAGTTCAGAACAACACATGGCTACACACAATTTGAGTCTGCCGTATTGGGAGCTGAGATCGGAGTAGCAGATATCTTCGTAGAAGGAGATTACGTGGATGTTGTCGCCAAATCAAAGGGAAAAGGATTTCAAGGTGTTGTAAAACGTCATGGATTCGCTGGAGTTGGTCAAGCCACTCACGGTCAGCACAACAGGGCACGTCACCCGGGTTCAGTTGGTGCATGTTCTTATCCTGCTAGGGTTTTCAAAGGCCTTAGAATGGGTGGACAGACCGGTGATAAAAGAGTTAAAGTTCAGAACCTTCAGGTTTTGGCTGTGGATGCAGAAAGAAATCTACTTGTTTTGAGTGGTGCTGTTCCAGGAGCTAAAGGTTCATACATTATTGTAGAGAAGTAA
- the fusA gene encoding elongation factor G translates to MADLRYTRNIGIAAHIDAGKTTTTERILFYAGVNHKIGEVHDGAATMDWMEQEQERGITITSAATTCFWKYKDDNYKINIIDTPGHVDFTVEVNRSLRVLDGLVFLFSAVDGVEPQSETNWRLADNYNVTRLGFVNKMDRSGADFLKVVKQVREMLGGNAVPLQLPIGAEETFKGVVDLVYYRAMVWNEDDHGMTFKEVEIPADMKAEVDEWREKLLESVADFDDTLMEKYFDDPASITEAEVISALRKACVANKVIPMLCGSAFKNKGVQTMLDYVMELMPSPLDMENITGTNPDTDEPVSRKPEVSEPFSALAFKIATDPFVGRLCFFRAYSGRLEAGSYVFNTRTGKKERISRIFQMHANKQNSIPFIEAGDIGAAVGFKDIKTGDTLCDEKFPIILESMNFPEPVIGLAIEPKTQADMDKLGVALGKLAEEDPTFVVHTDQDSGQTVISGMGELHLEIIIDRLRREFKVEVNQGAPQVTYKEAITGKVAHREVYKKQSGGRGKFADIQFELGPVDADFVGEGLQFENKISGGNIPREFIPSIEKGFKMAMNNGVLAGFKMDTMKVTLNDGSFHAVDSDALSFEICAQIAYKEAARKAGPVLLEPIMKVEVVTPEENMGDVMGDLNRRRGQMQGMDSRGTAQVVKCLVPLSEMFGYVTQLRTITSGRATSTMEFDHFEPCPRNVSEEVIARVKGEKV, encoded by the coding sequence ATGGCTGACTTAAGATATACAAGGAACATTGGTATTGCTGCCCACATTGATGCGGGTAAGACAACAACTACTGAGCGTATCCTTTTCTATGCAGGTGTTAATCACAAGATAGGTGAGGTGCATGATGGTGCCGCTACTATGGACTGGATGGAGCAAGAGCAGGAGCGTGGTATCACCATTACTTCAGCTGCTACTACATGTTTTTGGAAATACAAAGACGACAATTACAAGATTAATATCATTGACACACCAGGACACGTTGACTTTACCGTTGAGGTAAATCGTTCGCTACGTGTATTGGACGGTCTTGTATTCCTTTTCTCTGCTGTTGATGGTGTTGAGCCACAATCAGAGACTAACTGGAGATTGGCCGATAATTACAACGTTACACGTCTTGGTTTTGTAAACAAGATGGACCGTTCAGGCGCTGACTTCTTGAAAGTCGTTAAGCAAGTGCGCGAAATGTTGGGTGGTAATGCAGTTCCATTACAATTGCCTATCGGAGCAGAAGAGACCTTCAAAGGGGTGGTTGACCTTGTTTACTACCGTGCAATGGTATGGAACGAGGATGATCATGGAATGACCTTCAAGGAAGTAGAAATTCCTGCTGATATGAAGGCTGAAGTAGATGAGTGGAGAGAGAAATTGTTGGAGTCAGTTGCTGATTTCGATGATACCTTGATGGAGAAATACTTCGATGATCCAGCATCTATTACAGAGGCTGAAGTTATTTCGGCTCTTCGTAAAGCATGTGTAGCCAATAAGGTAATCCCTATGTTGTGCGGTTCTGCTTTCAAGAACAAAGGTGTGCAGACCATGTTGGATTACGTGATGGAATTGATGCCAAGCCCGCTTGACATGGAGAACATCACAGGAACCAATCCAGACACGGATGAGCCTGTAAGCAGAAAACCAGAGGTTTCAGAGCCATTTTCAGCACTTGCGTTTAAAATTGCTACCGATCCATTCGTAGGTCGTCTTTGCTTCTTCCGTGCTTATTCTGGAAGATTGGAGGCTGGTTCTTACGTATTCAATACACGTACAGGGAAGAAAGAGCGTATATCACGTATCTTCCAAATGCACGCAAACAAGCAGAACTCAATTCCATTCATCGAAGCAGGTGATATAGGTGCTGCGGTAGGTTTCAAAGACATCAAAACAGGCGATACGCTTTGCGATGAGAAGTTTCCTATCATTCTGGAATCAATGAATTTCCCAGAGCCAGTGATCGGATTGGCCATCGAGCCTAAGACACAGGCCGACATGGATAAGTTGGGTGTTGCTCTTGGTAAATTGGCAGAAGAAGATCCAACCTTTGTTGTACACACAGATCAAGATTCTGGTCAAACAGTTATCTCTGGTATGGGCGAGCTTCACCTTGAGATCATCATCGACCGATTGAGACGAGAGTTCAAGGTTGAGGTTAATCAAGGAGCTCCACAGGTAACTTATAAAGAGGCTATCACTGGTAAGGTTGCACACCGCGAGGTTTACAAGAAACAATCTGGTGGTCGTGGTAAATTCGCTGATATCCAATTCGAATTGGGACCTGTTGATGCAGATTTCGTTGGAGAAGGTCTTCAGTTTGAAAACAAGATCAGCGGTGGTAACATTCCAAGAGAATTCATCCCATCTATTGAGAAAGGTTTCAAAATGGCCATGAACAATGGTGTATTGGCTGGCTTCAAAATGGACACGATGAAAGTGACCTTGAATGATGGATCATTCCACGCGGTTGACTCGGATGCCCTTTCGTTTGAAATCTGCGCGCAGATCGCTTACAAAGAAGCTGCTAGAAAAGCAGGTCCAGTGCTGCTTGAGCCGATCATGAAGGTTGAAGTTGTTACTCCAGAAGAGAACATGGGAGACGTTATGGGTGACCTTAACAGAAGACGTGGTCAGATGCAAGGAATGGACAGCAGAGGAACAGCTCAGGTTGTTAAATGTCTTGTGCCACTTTCAGAGATGTTCGGATATGTTACTCAATTGAGAACGATTACTTCAGGTAGAGCGACATCTACCATGGAATTCGATCACTTCGAGCCATGTCCAAGAAACGTTTCTGAAGAAGTAATTGCACGTGTAAAAGGAGAAAAAGTGTAG